In Longimicrobium sp., the DNA window GGACCGATTACGGTTGATCCCACCGTCCAAAATCGAGGAATCGGTCGCAGGCTCATGCAAGCGTTGATGGATCATGCCATGAGGGCCAACGTCGCTGGCATCCGATTGAGCCAGCCGGCATATAATAACCGCACGCTCTGTCTCTACACGCGGCTTGGCTTCCAAGCCCGAGAGCCGCTGTCGATGCTTCAGGGAGCACCGCTCAACATTCAGTTCGCCGGCTACGACGTTCGCAATGCTACCGTGGCCGATATTGAGGTATGCAGCCACTTGTGTCGGGCTGTGCATGGCTTCGACCGCCAGCGCGAACTCGCTGATGCCATTGCCGAAAATGCTGCGAGTGT includes these proteins:
- a CDS encoding GNAT family N-acetyltransferase — its product is MRPSTACLPNWSAGARHQTAVLFATEFESARSPIAGIGPITVDPTVQNRGIGRRLMQALMDHAMRANVAGIRLSQPAYNNRTLCLYTRLGFQAREPLSMLQGAPLNIQFAGYDVRNATVADIEVCSHLCRAVHGFDRQRELADAIAENAASV